TCGCCTTCCGCCGGATCATAAATGTGACCACAGACCGGACATTTATATCGTTCCATAAGTACTTCCTGAGTAGTATGAGAAAAGCTTGGAAAATCTATCATTTGTTCACTACGTTACTGGTTCACCAACGTGTTCAATCAAACAACTCCTCTTCTTTGTGCGTCTCTAACACACAATCTGCTTTGGGATAAGCAACGCAAATGAGCACATACCCTTCAGCCATCTGCTCTTCACTGAGAGAAGATCGTTCGGATTGGTCAACTGCGTCTTCAATCAGTTTTGTCGTACAAGTAGAACACACACCCTGCCGACAGGAGTAGGGCAAATCTATTCCTGCTTCTTCCGCCGTTTCCAGAATGTAGCGATCATCTTGAACTGCAACGGTTTGATCAATGTCTTCGGCTTCATTAAACAGCCTGACTTGGTAACTAACTCCCATGAGACAAAACCTCTAATTTCTCTAAAAAAGTGCTGGGAAATTGGGTCATTGCAAAAGGTTAGGGTAACTTCAGAAACATTGGTATAATTCCCCGCCAGTGCATTTCGAGTGATTGAGCAAATCGGTTCAGAAACCCAATCGTTCCCTATTGCAGATATTTCTTCAGTTCAGCGGCTGCCTGGACAAAAAGAGAACGGGTGCCTGGAAGCTTGGCTAAACCATTCAGCAGTCTGAAGTCATGAATCATGCCGTTGTAACGCACGGTGGTCACAGTTACCCCAGCTTTATCAAGCTTGCGTCCCTAGGCTTCACCTTCATCCCGCAAGATATCGCTTTCTGCAACTTGAATTAACGTCGGGGGCAATCCTTTGAGTTGCTCAACTGTAGCCTGCAAGGGAGAGGCATAAATGTCTTTGCGTTTTTCTGGATTAGCGATGTACATGTCATACATCCACTTCATCAACGGCGTTGTGAGAAACCGTTTATCGCCAAATTGGTGATAAGACTCCGTTTCAAAATTTGCATCGACGATCGGCCACATCAGGATTTGCAGCTTGATGTGTGGACTGCCCTTTTCTTTCGCAATTAACGTCGTTACCGTTGACATATTGCCTCCGACACTGTTGCCAACGATCGCCAGGTTTTTGCCATCCACTCCAATCTCCTCACCATGCTCGGCAACCCATTTTGTGGCGGCATAGATTTCATTAATTGCCTGGGGATAGTTCGCGTCTGGCGTGCGGGTGTAGTTGACAAAGACAGCCGCAAACTCTGAAAGTACAACGAGATCGCGAACCATACGCCTGTGGGTTGGATAATCAACCAAGACCCATCCACCCCCATGAATAAACATGAAAACGGGCAATGTACCTTTGACACCCGCAGGTCGCACGATGTTGAGCGTAATTGCATAACCATCAGCAATAATCGTTTTCTCAGACTCATCAATGCCTGAAAGATCAACTTGAACAGAAGCTTGAGCATCCACGAGGACTTGCCGGGCTTCGAGTGGAGTGAGTGTTTCTAACGCCACACCGGCTGAATTTAACTCCTTCAAGAATGCTTTTGTGCCCTGAGAAAGACGTGGATCATTTGCAACTTCCAAAATGTTTAGCCTTTGTGGTTTTGCTTGAACAGTCATACATTCTCCTTAAATTTGTAAATGGTTGATCAAACACAGCGGTATAACTTCCCGCCAGTGCATTTCTAGATTGCTCAGCTTACTCAGACCCTGAGATGTGTAATTTTGCGTTCCACTATTTGTCGGGTGTGACCAGTTTCGTTGCATCGGTATCGACGACAAAGACAGCTAGCATCCGCATGGGTTGAGTATCACTGGCATTTGCGCTGACAAGATGATGATTGCCAGGTACTTCAAAAAAACTCTCACCTGCGTGATACACCTGTTCCGGATTGTCATTGATTTTGCTACGAATCGCGCCCTCCAGAACCGTTGTATAGATGAAAGCCGAGCTTGGATGGGTGTGAGCAGGCGATGAGTCACCGGGCGCATATTCGACTAGCACGCCTTTCATGCTCTTGCCGGGCACATTGGGAAGGGCATGATCAAAGACCAGTGTTAAGCTAATCGGCACGTAAGTTGCATAATAGAAAGATGAAGACGTTTCAAAGCAAAGATGCCACCACCAGCCAAGAACTTTTTAACGCCGTCACAAGTTAGTAAGCTACAACAAGCTCTGAAAGAGAGCGAGCAGCCACACGTCAGGGAAAGAATTCTCATTATTCTGCTACAGAATGATGGGAAACCACAATACGAGATTGCTAAATTTTTAGGTTGTTCGCATAGAACAGTAGCATATTGGTGTATGCACGGTGATCCTGATAATTTGGAAACTCTACATAATAAAAGAGAGGACGAATATTACCGAAAAGCTACGCCTGAATATATTGAACTGTTATTAAAAACTGTTGACCAAGAACCCTCAGATTTAGGGTATGAATTTGGAAAATGGACAGCAGAGCGACTAGCTACATATTTAACCGAAAAAACAGGAATTGATTTAAGTAGCTCTCAAGTAAGGAGGATATTAAAGCGAAAAAAGTATAGCTATATCTGGGCTAAGTATAACCTGGAAGATAAACAAAACCCAATAGAGAGAGCGAAGTTTAAAGAAAAACTTGCTCAATATTTATCAATAGCGCGAGAACAGCCAGAGCGTTTGCAGGTATGGTTTTGGACGTTAGCGTAGCGGGCGCGCGTACCCGCGCGACGAGTGGTTTTAGTTTACGCGTGATTCGTCGCAAGGGTTGGGGTAAAAAAGGAAAACGCAAGAATATTCCAGGACAACGACGTTGTGGTCGAGTAAACGTCATGGGAGCAATTCGAGAATTAGACCGGAAACGCGTATGCTTTTTTGTAAAAAAGGGAAATGCAGATATTTTTTATGAGCAATTACAACAATTAAATGAACTAATAAAACAAGAGTGGGTAAGTAAAGGAAATGTGGGTAAAGATTTCTCGAAGTATGGGCCAAAGATAATTTTAATTTTAGACAATGCTAGTTTTCATAAACGCAAAGATATTCTAGCTAAAATATCCCAAGAGTTCCCGAATTTTATTTTAGAGTTCTTGCCTGCTTATAGCCCTGACTATAACATTATCGAATTAGTTTGGCATTCATGTAAAGAATATATTGCTCATCGCTTATTTAAATCAGTAGATGAATTACAAACACTGCTAGATAAGTTGTTGAATCAAGGCGAGTTAGTGATTAAGTGGCATCGGAAAATCAAACATAAAACTAATTTCAGCTATGTTGCAGCTTAAATGCTGATTAGCTTAGTCGAACGGTCAATCTAAGGAATTACAGAAAGTATTACATCAATCCCAAATTTCTCATCGCTTTCCACAAATTAGGTCGTCGTTTGTGCTGGACTTCCCACTCTGACAACAACCTCTGATAATTCTCCGGTGCTAACTCCTTTAATGCAGACATCCATTGTGCATTTTTTGTATAATCCGAGCTTTTGGACGAGTCTGGTTTCGGTATAAAGTTGTGTAAATTTGCTTGCCAATAAGCCATCACTCTTTCCCACAAATTGAGTGGTGCATATTCTTCGAGATACTTTCTCCTAGAAATATCATCCCGTGTCGATAGTTGATTCGGTAGAATTACAACCTCATAAAACTTAGGGTAGGGGGATTTTCCATGATACTTTATCTCGGTCAAATCTTTTGTTAACAAATGCAAAACACTGTATTCCTCACCCAGTTGTCTCTGATCTCCAGGTAAATTCTCCAACCACCCTATAATTTGTTTCCTAAACCAATTATGTCCTTTTTCTTCAGATGTAATACTATCGAGCAACCAATGCAACCACCAAGTATCTACGGATTTTGCTTTTGTATATAAACCTGAATATCTGTACGGTGTACCACGTTTAATTATCGATTCACGCCAAGATGTGAATAAGGCTTGCTGAGTATTTTTACTAACTGTTATTTCAGCAAAAGCTTTGAACATACTCGACCAGTCATAACAACATTCAAAAGTAATCTGCTGAATTGACAAAGCATTCGCTCGTTCTATTTCTCCCAGTTCTCGAACAGCTTGTTGATAATAGCGAAGTAAAGTTTTTTGCTTTTCCCCATTTCCAGGATCGTAGGAAAATCCATCCATAACAACAAATAGCAGCGAATTTTCTGGTGTCCAGGGATTTTTATCTTGTTTGTTTTTTAACAACGCATCCAAAGTCTCTTGAATTACTATCAGACTTTCTCGATACTCCTGTTTACCCAACAAATCCTCAATTATAGGTAAACCATTTTGCCATTCCTGGGAAATAGTAGCCCGGAGATTGTTCAAATATATCTCTGGGGTTGCAAATTGTTGCATTAATTCCATGTAAATTATATGCCAACAAGAGTGGGTATTTTCTAGGTCATCTTTCCACTCTTGAACTTCTCGATTGTCCGTCATTTCGTCAAAAATTAGTTTTTTTTGAACATCAGGTAAATTGGAAAAGAAATCGATCACAGCATCATCATCTAAACTGGTGTCGGAAAATTTTTCTGACCATTCCCTAATTTTTTGAGCAAATTTGAACCCATCTTGTCCTTGTGACTGCACCAACAACCATTCCCACTCCAACAGGCTGCTTGTTGTCGCTCCTTCCAAATGAATCCCGTTAGCAATTTCCATCCAGTCGGGTATACCATTAGAGATTTCGCTTTCTGCTAATAACAAACTGGCTGCAAAACCATCGTCATGACTAAAGCCATTCTCAAAAGCTATTTTTACTAATGGCTTCATCTTTTGTGCAACTGCTTCTAAATCTTCAACAAAAGTACAATCATCAAAGTAAGGTTCTTCCCAGCTTACTTCTTGAACTATATATTTCCCCTCTTCTTGGGATGCTTGCCAAATAATCTGATTCCATTGTTCCCATAGTTGCGACCAAGTTTGCTCTAATTTCGCATTAGAAGTTGGTCGAATATTGCTTGTTTTTACCTGTTCTACTGTTTGAGGTGGAGCGATAATTTGAGTTAAAGTTTCCTGGGTATTGGCTTGCAGTTGAGCAAATGCAGTGACTCGCTGTTCCTCGGATAACACCACAAATAATTCATCGAGTAGC
This region of Nostoc sp. UHCC 0302 genomic DNA includes:
- a CDS encoding 2Fe-2S iron-sulfur cluster-binding protein; its protein translation is MGVSYQVRLFNEAEDIDQTVAVQDDRYILETAEEAGIDLPYSCRQGVCSTCTTKLIEDAVDQSERSSLSEEQMAEGYVLICVAYPKADCVLETHKEEELFD
- a CDS encoding alpha/beta hydrolase, coding for MTVQAKPQRLNILEVANDPRLSQGTKAFLKELNSAGVALETLTPLEARQVLVDAQASVQVDLSGIDESEKTIIADGYAITLNIVRPAGVKGTLPVFMFIHGGGWVLVDYPTHRRMVRDLVVLSEFAAVFVNYTRTPDANYPQAINEIYAATKWVAEHGEEIGVDGKNLAIVGNSVGGNMSTVTTLIAKEKGSPHIKLQILMWPIVDANFETESYHQFGDKRFLTTPLMKWMYDMYIANPEKRKDIYASPLQATVEQLKGLPPTLIQVAESDILRDEGEA
- a CDS encoding cupin domain-containing protein; its protein translation is MPISLTLVFDHALPNVPGKSMKGVLVEYAPGDSSPAHTHPSSAFIYTTVLEGAIRSKINDNPEQVYHAGESFFEVPGNHHLVSANASDTQPMRMLAVFVVDTDATKLVTPDK